A single Sorex araneus isolate mSorAra2 chromosome 8, mSorAra2.pri, whole genome shotgun sequence DNA region contains:
- the LOC101544645 gene encoding LOW QUALITY PROTEIN: ATP synthase subunit alpha, mitochondrial-like (The sequence of the model RefSeq protein was modified relative to this genomic sequence to represent the inferred CDS: deleted 1 base in 1 codon): protein MLRTGLKGMSLNLEPDNIGVVVFGNDKLIKEGDIVKRTGAIVDVPIGEELLGRVVDVLGNAIDGKGPVGSKTCRRVGLKAPGIIPRISVREPMQTGIKAVDSLVPIGRGQRELIIGDQQTGKTSIAIDTIINQKRSNDGTDEKKKLYCINPLYVAIGQKRSTVAQLVKRLTDADAMKYTIVVSATASDAAPLQYLAPYSGCSMGEYFRDNGKHALIIYDDLSKQAVAYRQMSLLLRDPPGREAYPADEFYLHSRLLERAAKMNDSFGGGSLTALPVIETQASDVSAYIPTNVISITDGQIFLETKLFYKGIHSAINVGLSVSRVESAAQTRAMKQVSGTMKLELAQYSEVAAFAQFGSDLDAATQQLLSPGVRLTELLKQGQYSPMAIEEQVAVIYAGVRGYLDKLEPSKITKFENAFLSHVISQHQPLLGDISADGKISQQSHAKLKEIVTNFLAGFEA, encoded by the exons GCTTAAAGGGCATGTCTCTGAACTTGGAACCTGACAATATCGGTGTTGTCGTGTTTGGAAATGATAAGTTGATTAAGGAGGGAGATATTGTAAAGAGAACTGGTGCAATTGTGGATGTGCCTATTGGTGAGGAGCTCTTGGGCCGTGTAGTAGATGTCCTTGGAAATGCCATTGATGGAAAGGGTCCAGTTGGTTCCAAGACCTGCAGGCGAGTCGGCCTGAAAGCCCCTGGTATCATTCCTCGAATCTCTGTGCGGGAACCAATGCAGACTGGCATTAAGGCTGTGGATAGCTTGGTGCCTATTGGTCGTGGTCAGCGTGAGCTGATCATTGGTGACCAACAGACTGGCAAAACATCAATTGCTATCGACACAATCATTAACCAGAAACGTTCCAATGATGGCACTGATGAAAAGAAGAAGCTGTACTGTATCAat cccctctatgttGCTATTGGCCAGAAGAGATCCACTGTGGCCCAGCTGGTGAAGAGACTGACTGACGCAGATGCCATGAAGTACACCATTGTGGTTTCAGCCACTGCTTCTGATGCTGCCCCACTTCAGTATCTGGCTCCTTATTCAGGCTGCTCGATGGGAGAATACTTCAGGGATAATGGCAAACATGCTTTGATCATCTATGATGACTTATCCAAACAGGCCGTGGCCTACCGTCAGATGTCCCTGTTGCTTCGC GACCCCCCCGGTCGTGAGGCCTATCCCGCTGATGAGTTCTACCTGCACTCCCGTCTGCTGGAGAGAGCAGCCAAGATGAATGACTCCTTTGGTGGTGGCTCCTTGACTGCTCTGCCCGTCATCGAAACACAAGCTAGTGATGTGTCTGCTTACATTCCAACAAACGTCATTTCCATCACTGACGGACAGATCTTCTTGGAAACAAAATTGTTCTACAAAGGTATCCACTCTGCCATTAATGTCGGTCTGTCTGTATCCCGTGTCGAATCGGCTGCCCAAACCAGGGCCATGAAGCAGGTGTCAGGTACCATGAAGTTGGAGTTGGCTCAATATAGTGAGGTTGCTGCTTTTGCCCAGTTCGGCTCTGACCTTGATGCCGCCACTCAGCAGCTCTTAAGTCCTGGTGTGCGTCTGACTGAGTTGCTGAAGCAAGGACAGTACTCGCCCATGGCTATTGAAGAACAAGTAGCAGTTATCTATGCTGGTGTGAGGGGATATCTTGACAAACTAGAGCCCAGCAAGATCACAAAGTTTGAGAATGCTTTCTTGTCTCATGTCATCAGCCAGCACCAGCCCCTCTTGGGTGATATCAGCGCTGATGGAAAGATCTCACAGCAGTCACATGCTAAGCTGAAAGAGATTGTAACAAACTTCTTGGCTGGATTCGAAGCTTAA